The Primulina huaijiensis isolate GDHJ02 chromosome 6, ASM1229523v2, whole genome shotgun sequence genomic sequence AACCATTTTTGCACAGGTTTCGGAAAGTTCCTTGTCTCTCAATCCAACAATGGAAAATGCCATCGAATTACCATGTATACCCCTCCCCCACCCCACTTCCTTCCCCACCCTCATCACCCCTTCAAgatctcatttttcttcttcaagggTTTTCTGCAAACAAAAGCAAAGGTCTAAAAAACTTGTTACTGTAGAAATGGGTAGAGGCAAGATTGAGATCAAGAGGATCGAAAACTCAAGCAACAGACAGGTCACTTACTCAAAAAGAAGAAATGGGATCATTAAGAAAGCTAAGGAGATCAGTGTTCTCTGTGATTCTCAAGTTTCTGTTATCATCTTCTCCACTTCTGGGAAGATGCATGAGTTTTGCAGCCCTTCCATTACGTAataactactgaaaaagaaaagatttaattttgtttcttcCCATATAAACTGTTTATTGTTGATATTCTTTGTATGCATAACTAGGTTTATTTTTGGTTGCTGATATTTCAGTAATATCTTGATCTGTTTCTGAAGGTTATCAGACATTTTGGAGCAGTACCACAAGCTTTCTGGGAAGAGGCTGTGGGATGCTAAACATGAGGTACTTATTCTTTGTGTATTATCTGTGTGTGAGTTTATCACATAACCCTAGTGGTATTCAAGATTTCTCCAAGTTTTCACTTTGTTTTTTGGTGCAACTTTAATTAGTTGAAAACAAAGACATGAGTTTTTGCTGAAATTATGTAAGAATATTCAAATGAAGAATTTTGTGAAAGATCTATATTTAGTCTTATGTATGAAGTTAGTTTTCTATCTCTGGATCTAAGTCTAACCTTGTCCCCTCCACCTTTTTACATCATTCCCAAGTGATTTAGTACTTTAACCATGATAAGAACACCAAAGAAACCGCATGAGATGTTACATCTATGAACAGATCTGGTAAAGAAATTGCTTTCTCTCTCTTCcctttgtttgcaaaatttatGAAAGAAACCTATGAATATATATCTTTTCAGTATGTTTTCTCATTCAACAGGCCTTGAATTGATGTACTTAAATAGATCCAGATGGGAAATATTAATTCTACAAAAGAGTTTGTGATGAACTCCTTTTTTTACCTGTTGGTGCTAATATAAAAAACGGCTTTATCGGGACTTATTTTACcaacaaattatatttttatcatatttattacAGTATTTGGCATTTCTGTTGCttgattgattgatttgatGAACTCCTTTGAATTGCTTGCGATAATTTTGACCAAAAATCCAGCATCTGGACAATGAAATCAACAGAATCAAGAAAGAGAATGACAACATGCAGATTGAGCTAAGGTCTATGAACTGAAccctttcttgtttttctatcGGGGTTGACTCTTTGGTCACTCCTACTGGTTTGCTCCCTAGTAGGCCCCCGACAACTTGGGGCACACC encodes the following:
- the LOC140978880 gene encoding floral homeotic protein GLOBOSA-like isoform X4; amino-acid sequence: MGRGKIEIKRIENSSNRQVTYSKRRNGIIKKAKEISVLCDSQVSVIIFSTSGKMHEFCSPSITLSDILEQYHKLSGKRLWDAKHEHLDNEINRIKKENDNMQIELRHLKGDDITTLNYKELMVLEEALTNGISALKTKQNEMIEEENQNLQFKLLDPMDTGGNHVMESHGQGMYDHQAGVANYEACHSQMPPPPFAFRLQPMQPNLQDHF